The Fulvia fulva chromosome 6, complete sequence genome includes a window with the following:
- a CDS encoding UBA domain-containing protein 7, translating to MDDLLGEDWQKPAKPSTTTTTAPLNPTNFASQYASLRASPAIPQSGTASPHNISRPSSTLNGAAKPAATGDQFGNLLSLKSQKSANTNISIQERQRQLIEEKRRQQEQQGALWDTLGSGRGTPEVRGPSPALSKPAEQDEDDILAAFNRRAPVDKASHFPPPASGAASGRSTPAAAQAPTPVTAGNGGFDEDDDPFGLGSLPKQANGHAAPVAKAQPNDDHDILGDLARPVAEKPPPKQPVPRPIPEPENDFIPGGGELEEGDMPKDRALAELVEMGFPADKAKIALAESGGEVQAAVGWLLQQAHEESRQKAKGESAERRRSPVTGSRSPQRRPRGEQDAMPAWMRDEARSSSAGRRHDSRSPANGDKDAAQVAQEYGNKLFKGATSLWKASQKQMAKTMAEFQQGPESSQPKWMHDSSADNSRSSSQRRLEERPRPVAKPEVDVTDEAAMLDAPRDRPQKPTRSDPGRVTQQPTRERAPAEPLPHRPAAQPRFMQQAQPPLDKRPTTKLSRQDVEDQTAQAYVSPARRKKAAPKPEPQPEPEVDLFSSAPPSQPVQTSRPAPAASIPRPARAPTPPRPKAPPRTIPSVSPAALSSSGAKRKAGGEAFKRGDYATAHEAYTAALTPLPATHPVAIILYTNRALTGIKTGDAKTAVSDADQALGVIGQSQGIGETIDLGSGEGVKDMREFYGKAIMRKAEALEHLEKWSDAAAAWKTAVAAGVGGAVSLKGRDRCEKAAAPKPATKPAPVHSTAPGPGRPAPAKSMGNSLNRPALSGAQSAEAVKKLRAANAAADKADDEKFALSDQVDAKLTAWKGGKADNLRALLQSLDSVLWEAAGWKKVGMSDLVMPNKVKIVYMKAIAKVHPDKIPQDATTEQRMVSASVFSTLNEAWDKFKKDNNL from the exons GGCCAACACCAATATCTCGATCCAGGAGCGGCAGAGGCAATTGATTGAGGAGAAAAGGCGCCAGCAAGAGCAGCAGGGAGCGTTGTGGGATACGTTGGGTAGTGGAAGAGGGACGCCAGAAGTGAGAGGACCCTCGCCTGCTCTGTCGAAGCCTGCGGAGCAGGATGAGGATGATATATTGGCTGCCTTCAACAGGCGTGCGCCCGTCGATAAAGCGAGTCACTTTCCTCCGCCTGCTTCGGGAGCTGCGAGTGGGAGGAGTACGCCAGCTGCGGCACAAGCTCCTACGCCTGTGACTGCTGGGAATGGAGGATTTGACGAGGACGATGATCCATTTGGGTTGGGCTCGTTACCGAAGCAGGCGAATGGTCACGCGGCGCCTGTGGCAAAAGCACAACCGAATGACGACCATGATATACTCGGTGATCTTGCACGACCGGTCGCGGAAAAGCCACCACCCAAGCAGCCTGTGCCAAGACCTATACCTGAACCTGAGAACGACTTCATTCCTGGAGGTGGAGAGCTGGAAGAAGGCGATATGCCGAAAGATCGCGCCCTGGCAGAGCTGGTAGAAATGGGCTTCCCAGCAGACAAGGCGAAAATTGCTTTGGCAGAGTCTGGCGGCGAGGTGCAAGCCGCGGTAGGCTGGCTGTTGCAGCAAGCTCACGAAGAGTCACGACAGAAAGCAAAGGGTGAAAGTGCGGAAAGGCGACGAAGCCCAGTGACAGGAAGCCGAAGCCCGCAGCGTCGACCACGAGGGGAACAAGATGCAATGCCAGCATGGATGCGAGATGAAGCTCGATCCAGCTCAGCAGGGCGGCGTCATGACAGCAGGTCGCCGGCGAATGGTGACAAGGACGCAGCGCAGGTGGCGCAAGAGTATGGCAACAAGCTTTTTAAAGGCGCAACGTCGCTGTGGAAAGCAAGTCAGAAGCAGATGGCCAAGACCATGGCAGAGTTCCAGCAGGGACCGGAATCAAGCCAGCCTAAGTGGATGCATGACTCTAGTGCCGATAATAGCAGATCGAGCAGCCAGAGGAGACTCGAGGAACGGCCACGTCCTGTAGCAAAGCCCGAAGTTGACGTTACCGATGAGGCTGCAATGCTGGATGCTCCACGCGATCGGCCACAAAAGCCGACAAGATCAGACCCTGGCCGTGTTACACAGCAGCCTACTCGAGAGCGTGCGCCAGCTGAGCCTCTACCTCACAGACCTGCTGCGCAACCCAGGTTTATGCAGCAAGCACAGCCACCACTCGATAAGAGACCAACTACGAAGCTCAGCAGGCAGGACGTGGAAGATCAGACTGCTCAGGCATACGTTAGTCCAGCGAGGAGGAAGAAAGCGGCGCCGAAGCCCGAACCTCAACCTGAACCAGAGGTAGATCTGTTTTCTTCAGCTCCTCCTTCGCAGCCTGTACAAACATCGAGACCTGCGCCTGCGGCAAGCATACCGCGCCCAGCACGAGCGCCAACGCCACCAAGACCAAAGGCACCGCCCCGTACTATACCTAGCGTTTCGCCAGCGGCGCTTTCGTCATCTGGAGCCAAGCGGAAGGCTGGTGGCGAGGCGTTCAAGCGCGGTGATTATGCCACAGCTCACGAAGCATACACAGCTGCATTGACACCACTACCTGCTACCCACCCGGTCGCGATCATTCTGTACACCAACCGCGCCTTGACGGGCATCAAGACTGGTGACGCAAAGACTGCCGTCTCAGACGCAGACCAAGCACTCGGCGTCATCGGCCAGAGTCAAGGTATCGGCGAGACCATCGATCTCGGCAGCGGCGAGGGCGTCAAAGACATGCGTGAGTTTTACGGCAAAGCGATCATGCGAAAGGCAGAAGCATTAGAGCATCTCGAGAAATGGAGCGACGCTGCCGCCGCTTGGAAGACTGCAGTCGCAGCTGGCGTTGGCGGAGCTGTGAGCTTGAAGGGCAGGGATCGCTGCGAAAAGGCCGCAGCACCGAAACCAGCCACTAAACCAGCGCCTGTCCACAGCACAGCACCGGGACCAGGCCGACCGGCTCCAGCTAAGAGTATGGGTAACAGTCTCAATCGACCTGCACTTTCAGGCGCGCAGTCAGCTGAAGCTGTGAAGAAGCTGCGTGCAGCGAATGCAGCGGCCGACAAGGCTGATGATGAGAAGTTCGCCTTGAGCGATCAGGTCGACGCGAAACTTACAGCTTGGAAGGGGGGCAAAGCGGATAATCTCCGAGCGTTACTGCAGAGTCTGGATAGTGTTCTCTGGGAGGCTGCCGGGTGGAAGAAGGTCGGGATGAGTGATCTGGTCATGCCGAATAAGGTGAAGATTGTTTATATGAAGGCGATTGCGAAGGTGCATCCAGATAAG ATACCACAAGATGCTACGACTGAGCAGCGCATGGTCAGTGCGTCTGTCTTCAGCACGCTGAATGAAGCGTGGGATAAGTTTAAGAAGGATAACAATCTATGA
- a CDS encoding Striatin Pro11, protein MAFQQQAGLGNGAGGGNGEHHGPQGTEYTLQGVMRFLQIEWHNHERARNAWDIERAEMRAKIAKQEGENKQGKRINEQLERQVRMLEMALKNERAKSKGANGVASTTEQKAGGAEAQHDVKSKQGADEAKNGENKAKPPYVPHNSFLDTAEQETSDREREQYLNNTTKYLKNCMKEIQYLLTPPQHPPPPQMLPNGNYSGLPEPPLVEDIYARQQPRSQRHQGLPQQQAMPNHQPPPVPNSLPQVQDGGQRDLRYAEYQNSQQQPTEILQSSGQHIPAPYEEQVENVTHTFDNRGRPVLEQEQEQVRPVRQQADTDGWTFDEETPMHPDNPPPDAPPPRRPDTDLFPSAASVTALPAKSPPRTAANPRRRKSSGAKSMERRKSSQGRNEGHESIANAMSEDPTQFKVKFALRGHLDVVRSVIFSGGGSPSEPEVCTAGDDGTIKRWIVPATYQNFTPGNNSSDLDISAYFTHRGHDGTVTSLAAPPASTGFSTGGRNNGEGWIFSGGQDHNICVWERGRVDPKAVIEGHTDAVWAVCVLPASVGVVFGPHSGNFGGPDRLLLVSGSSDGTVKVWAVSSPPQSSSPATGSRRGVGGSRRHSVTSGSNYPTSPQPSVASPTPFSYTLVHSIERPGDNKVSPTSICPLSASGENFVVSYADSTALIYDTRTGEEVIGMASNETYDGTMNTSINAVVAASTAMESNDATRGMEAEEVGGGATGSREGIEGVVITGHEDRFIRFFDANSGQCTYNMVAHSGAISALSLSKDGREAVSAGHDASIRFWSLEKRICTQDIISHRAMRGEGVCDICWSSDGRLVVSAGGDGVVKVFAR, encoded by the exons ATGGCTTTCCAGCAGCAGGCCGGCCTGGGCAACGGCGCTGGCGGGGGAAACGGAGAACACCATGGTCCGCAGGGGACAGAGTATACGCTGCAAG GTGTGATGCGCTTCCTGCAAATCGAATGGCACAACCACGAACGAGCGCGAAATGCTTGGGACATAGAACGAGCCGAGATGAGGGCCAAGATCGCAAAGCAAGAGGGCGAGAACAAGCAGGGCAAGCGCATCAACGAGCAGCTTGAGCGCCAAGTACGCATGCTGGAGATGGCGCTGAAGAATGAGCGGGCTAAGAGCAAGGGCGCCAATGGTGTCGCATCTACGACTGAGCAGAAAGCTGGCGGTGCGGAGGCACAGCACGACGTCAAGAGCAAGCAGGGCGCAGACGAGGCCAAGAATGGTGAGAACAAGGCAAAGC CTCCCTACGTACCGCACAACTCTTTCTTGGACACTGCCGAGCAGGAAACGAGCGACAGGGAGCGCGAGCAATACCTGAATAACACTACAAAATACCTAAAGAACTGCATGAAGGAGATACAGTACCTGCTGACACCTCCGCAACATCCACCTCCACCGCAAATGCTCCCCAATGGCAATTACTCTGGACTTCCGGAACCTCCACTGGTTGAAGATATCTATGCTAGACAACAGCCACGGAGCCAACGTCACCAGGGTTTGCCGCAACAACAGGCCATGCCAAACCATCAGCCTCCACCCGTGCCGAATAGTCTTCCACAAGTGCAAGATGGTGGCCAGCGTGATTTGCGATATGCAGAGTACCAGAACTCTCAGCAACAGCCGACGGAGATCCTGCAATCATCTGGCCAGCATATCCCTGCTCCATACGAGGAGCAAGTCGAGAACGTGACGCACACTTTTGATAACAGAGGCAGACCAGTGTTGGAGCAGGAACAGGAACAGGTTCGTCCGGTTCGGCAGCAGGCTGATACCGATGGCTGGACTTTTGACGAAGAAACGCCAATGCATCCCGACAACCCTCCTCCGGATGCACCGCCGCCACGAAGACCTGACACAGATCTGTTTCCTTCTGCCGCAAGCGTTACTGCACTACCTGCCAAATCTCCACCTAGGACGGCAGCGAACCCGCGTAGACGGAAAAGCTCGGGCGCGAAGAGCATGGAGCGCCGGAAGAGTTCGCAAGGAAGAAATGAGGGTCATGAAAGTATCGCCAATGCGATGAGCGAAGATCCTACACAGTTCAAAGTCAAGTTTGCGCTGCGGGGTCACCTAGATGTCGTACGGAGCGTGATCTTCAGTGGCGGAGGCAGTCCCAGCGAACCAGAAGTCTGCACTGCTGGCGATGATGGTACGATCAAGCGGTGGATTGTGCCTGCGACTTACCAGAACTTCACACCTGGTAACAACAGCTCGGATCTGGACATTTCTGCATACTTCACACATCGTGGCCATGATGGAACAGTGACCTCATTAGCTGCACCTCCAGCAAGCACGGGCTTCAGCACTGGCGGCCGGAACAATGGTGAAGGCTGGATCTTCTCTGGAGGCCAAGACCACAATATATGTGTGTGGGAGCGCGGACGGGTGGATCCGAAGGCCGTTATCGAGGGCCACACTGATGCAGTTTGGGCAGTCTGTGTCCTACCTGCATCGGTAGGTGTCGTCTTTGGTCCCCATAGCGGCAACTTTGGCGGACCTGATAGACTCCTGCTCGTCTCTGGCTCATCAGATGGAACTGTCAAGGTCTGGGCTGTAAGCTCGCCACCTCAGAGCTCATCGCCAGCGACCGGAAGCAGACGTGGAGTCGGCGGTAGTCGAAGACACAGTGTCACAAGTGGCAGCAACTATCCGACAAGCCCGCAGCCCAGTGTGGCAAGCCCAACCCCTTTCAGCTACACTTTGGTGCACTCCATCGAACGACCTGGAGACAACAAGGTCAGCCCGACGAGCATATGTCCATTATCAGCCTCGGGTGAGAACTTCGTGGTCAGCTATGCGGATTCCACAGCACTCATATACGACACACGAACCGGTGAAGAAGTTATCGGTATGGCCAGCAACGAAACGTATGACGGAACGATGAACACGAGTATAAACGCTGTCGTCGCAGCGAGTACAGCCATGGAAAGCAACGACGCCACCCGAGGCATGGAAGCAGAAGAGGTCGGTGGCGGCGCTACTGGTAGTCGAGAGGGCATCGAGGGTGTTGTCATAACAGGGCACGAAGATCGCTTCATCCGCTTCTTCGATGCCAACAGTG GTCAATGCACATACAATATGGTCGCCCACTCAGGCGCTATCTCAGCCCTCTCATTGTCGAAAGACGGCAGGGAAGCTGTCTCGGCTGGCCACGACGCTAGTATCCGCTTCTGGTCTCTCGAAAAGCGAATCTGCACACAAGACATCATCTCGCACCGAGCCATGCGCGGCGAAGGTGTTTGCGACATCTGCTGGAGTTCGGATGGTAGACTTGTCGTCAGCGCTGGCGGCGATGGCGTTGTCAAGGTCTTTGCGAGGTGA
- a CDS encoding Lactobacillus shifted protein, with the protein MLQRSARRLVPALSRRTVAVRQYSTPPDNPIPANDPNAKERNPPISGTKNLPTVSMGSRDAALMETAAEGEDKRVQQAPNRATTWSRSQRERAKAMVGPRFEQTIMEDQPRPLAAIELIHQQPVNWTKQRVVSCDGGGGPLGHPRIFINVDKPQICFCTYCGLPFAHEHHRKHLQSLPHTSYPLEPQSNAAEIPASQMAELGGKTGSDSKLQSVTGKVLEQR; encoded by the exons ATGCTGCAAAGAAGCGCTCGCAGGCTTGTGCCCGCGCTCAGTCGCCGGACAGTCGCTGTCCGCCAATACAGCACACCGCCAGACAACCCAATCCCCGCAAACGACCCCAACGCGAAAGAGCGCAACCCTCCCATATCCGGCACCAAGAACCTCCCGACTGTGTCGATGGGAAGCAGAGATGCGGCATTGATGGAGACTGCGGCAGAGGGTGAAGACAAGCGTGTACAGCAGGCACCGAACAGGGCGACGACATGGAGCAGGAGCCAGCGGGAGAGGGCAAAGGCCATGGTTGGACCGAGATTTGAGCAGACGATCATGGAAGATCAG CCACGCCCACTGGCAGCCATCGAGCTGATCCACCAACAACCCGTAAACTGGACCAAGCAACGCGTTGTGTCCTGCGACGGAGGAGGCGGTCCTCTCGGCCACCCCAGAATCTTCATCAACGTAGACAAGCCGCAGATTTGCTTCTGCACATATTGTGGTCTGCCATTC GCCCACGAGCACCACCGCAAGCACCTTCAAAGCCTGCCCCACACATCATACCCGCTGGAGCCACAAAGCAACGCAGCGGAGATCCCCGCATCTCAAATGGCTGAACTGGGAGGAAAGACTGGCTCGGACTCGAAGCTTCAGAGTGTCACTGGAAAGGTTCTCGAGCAGAGGTAG